Proteins from one Pseudomonas sp. KBS0710 genomic window:
- the fliD gene encoding flagellar filament capping protein FliD, which yields MGDITVSGPVTNIDTQSIVTALVNAEQAPKQSQINKQTQTSTAQLSSIGKIQAALDAFRGAMDNMAKDASIGGLSATTSDNNVSAITLGAGASAGSYQLVVNQLATASKVATQTFAAGTKAVVNSGTTSTTLEISQSGKSYGVSVPPGATLQQVRDSINAQYSSAGLSANILTDATGSRLVMTSTNTGVGTDITLGGNSGLEAGASVVTVPQNAKYTIDGTAQESKSNTLGDAISGVSIKLTAVSPLPAGSTDPLPPGSTVTRLSSTITIARSTDTLKSSVKGFVDTYNALMTAINTETAVTTNADGSITSAALTGDATLRTLTSAVRSELNALGGTGSLKSLAQFGVNTDQKTGKLSIDDKLFSAAIATNPTDIGGIFNGDKGLLARMKTATDSYALSGTGVLATRTSTLSANIKDLQNQQDTLTARMAALKTSLTAKYTTMNNLVAQLTSQRSSVMTTLNALNNPKTN from the coding sequence ATGGGTGATATTACGGTTAGCGGCCCAGTTACGAACATCGATACCCAGTCGATCGTGACGGCATTGGTGAACGCGGAACAGGCACCCAAGCAGTCGCAGATCAACAAGCAGACGCAAACGTCGACCGCCCAGCTGTCCTCGATCGGCAAGATTCAAGCGGCACTGGATGCGTTCCGCGGCGCCATGGACAACATGGCCAAAGACGCCAGTATCGGCGGTTTGTCGGCAACGACCTCGGATAACAACGTATCGGCCATCACGCTGGGGGCCGGCGCTTCCGCGGGCAGCTACCAGTTGGTGGTCAATCAGTTGGCGACGGCCTCGAAGGTCGCTACCCAGACCTTTGCAGCCGGGACGAAGGCTGTCGTCAATAGCGGCACTACGTCGACCACCCTGGAGATCTCCCAGTCGGGCAAGAGCTATGGTGTGAGCGTTCCGCCAGGTGCGACGTTGCAGCAGGTGCGTGACTCGATCAACGCGCAATACAGCAGTGCTGGTTTGAGTGCCAACATCCTGACTGACGCCACCGGTTCCCGTTTGGTCATGACGTCGACCAATACCGGCGTCGGCACCGACATTACCCTTGGCGGTAACTCCGGCCTGGAAGCCGGAGCCTCGGTCGTGACCGTGCCGCAGAACGCGAAGTACACCATTGACGGTACCGCTCAGGAATCCAAGAGCAATACCCTGGGTGACGCGATCAGTGGTGTGAGCATCAAGTTGACGGCAGTGTCGCCTCTGCCTGCCGGCTCTACAGATCCGCTACCCCCTGGCTCAACCGTTACGCGCCTGAGTTCGACCATCACCATCGCGCGAAGCACCGACACCCTCAAGAGTTCGGTCAAGGGCTTTGTCGACACCTATAACGCCCTGATGACTGCGATCAACACTGAGACCGCGGTGACCACCAATGCCGACGGTTCCATCACGTCGGCTGCGCTGACGGGCGACGCCACTCTGCGTACCCTGACCTCGGCCGTTCGTAGCGAACTGAACGCATTGGGTGGCACCGGCTCGTTGAAATCCCTGGCCCAGTTTGGTGTGAACACTGACCAGAAGACCGGCAAGCTCAGCATTGACGATAAGTTGTTCAGTGCGGCTATCGCGACCAACCCCACTGACATTGGCGGCATTTTCAACGGCGACAAGGGGCTGCTGGCTCGGATGAAGACCGCGACCGACAGCTATGCGCTCAGTGGTACCGGGGTGCTCGCCACGCGTACGTCGACGCTGTCGGCAAACATCAAAGACCTGCAAAACCAGCAGGACACCCTGACCGCGCGCATGGCGGCCTTGAAGACGAGCCTGACTGCCAAATACACCACGATGAACAACCTGGTCGCCCAGCTCACCAGTCAACGTTCCAGCGTCATGACCACGCTTAACGCGCTGAATAATCCGAAGACCAATTGA
- the fliS gene encoding flagellar export chaperone FliS, producing MNPMRALRQYQKVNSHAQVSEASPHRLVQMLMEGALDRMAQAKGAMARGDIAQKGLLLGKAIDILIGLRDGLNPEKTDDPAALQQLDNLYAYMTTRLLEANSKSDVSMIDEVAGLMITLKEGWDGIATL from the coding sequence ATGAATCCCATGAGAGCCCTTCGCCAATACCAGAAGGTCAATTCCCATGCCCAAGTCTCTGAAGCCAGCCCACATCGCCTGGTGCAGATGCTGATGGAAGGCGCGCTGGACCGCATGGCGCAGGCCAAGGGTGCCATGGCTCGTGGTGATATCGCGCAGAAGGGTTTGTTGTTGGGCAAGGCGATCGATATTTTGATCGGCCTGCGTGACGGCCTGAACCCGGAAAAAACCGATGATCCGGCCGCGTTGCAGCAACTCGATAACCTGTATGCCTACATGACCACGCGTTTGCTTGAAGCCAACAGCAAGAGCGATGTCAGCATGATCGACGAAGTAGCCGGCCTGATGATTACGCTCAAGGAAGGCTGGGACGGTATTGCAACACTGTAG
- the fliT gene encoding flagellar protein FliT yields the protein MSHALQRIDETREALVDALAQRNWDAIGELDMGCRAVIDEALNNAPVDEDALREKLESLLAVYQQLLEVTTGERQAIFEEMSQINRAQSASKVYHLFG from the coding sequence ATGAGCCACGCCCTGCAACGGATTGACGAGACCCGTGAAGCCTTGGTCGACGCATTGGCGCAACGTAACTGGGACGCCATCGGCGAACTGGACATGGGGTGCCGCGCAGTCATCGACGAAGCGCTCAATAACGCACCGGTGGACGAGGATGCGCTGCGGGAGAAGCTGGAAAGCTTGCTGGCGGTGTATCAGCAGTTGCTGGAAGTGACGACCGGCGAACGCCAGGCGATTTTCGAAGAGATGTCACAGATCAACCGCGCGCAAAGTGCGTCAAAGGTTTACCATCTGTTCGGCTGA
- a CDS encoding sigma-54 dependent transcriptional regulator, translating into MWRETKILLIDDDSVRRRDLAVILNFLGEENLPCGSHDWQQAVSSLSSSREVICVLIGTVNAPGAVLGLLKTLSTWDEFLPVLLMGDISSVDLPEDQRRRVLSTLEMPPSYSKLLDSLHRAQVYREMYDQARERGRHREPNLFRSLVGTSRAIQHVRQMMQQVADTDASVLILGESGTGKEVVARNLHYHSKRRDGPFVPVNCGAIPAELLESELFGHEKGAFTGAITSRAGRFELANGGTLFLDEIGDMPLPMQVKLLRVLQERTFERVGSNKTQSVDVRIIAATHKNLESMIEVGSFREDLYYRLNVFPIEMAPLRERVEDIPLLMNELISRMEHEKRGSIRFNSAAIMSLCRHGWPGNVRELANLVERMAIMHPYGVIGVVELPKKFRYVDDEDEQLVDSLRTDLEERVAINGHTPDFGSTAMLPPEGLDLKDYLGSLEQGLIQQALDDANGIVARAAERLRIRRTTLVEKMRKYGMSRREGDEQADD; encoded by the coding sequence ATGTGGCGTGAAACCAAAATTCTGCTGATTGATGACGATAGCGTCCGCCGCCGCGATTTAGCGGTGATTTTAAATTTTCTCGGTGAAGAAAATTTACCCTGCGGCAGCCATGACTGGCAGCAGGCGGTCAGCTCTTTGTCATCGAGCCGTGAAGTCATTTGTGTGCTGATCGGGACGGTAAACGCTCCTGGCGCCGTTTTGGGCCTGTTAAAGACACTGTCGACCTGGGATGAGTTCCTTCCGGTGTTGCTGATGGGCGATATTTCTTCCGTGGACCTGCCGGAAGACCAGCGCCGCCGTGTGCTTTCCACCCTGGAAATGCCGCCCAGCTACAGCAAGTTGCTTGATTCGCTGCACCGTGCCCAGGTCTATCGCGAGATGTACGACCAGGCCCGCGAGCGCGGCCGTCACCGTGAACCCAACCTGTTTCGCAGCCTCGTCGGCACCAGCCGTGCGATCCAGCACGTGCGCCAGATGATGCAGCAAGTCGCCGACACCGACGCCAGCGTGCTGATCCTCGGCGAGTCCGGCACCGGCAAGGAAGTGGTCGCGCGCAACCTGCACTATCACTCCAAGCGCCGCGACGGGCCATTCGTGCCGGTCAACTGCGGGGCGATCCCGGCAGAGCTGCTCGAAAGCGAACTGTTCGGCCACGAGAAAGGCGCCTTTACCGGGGCGATCACCAGCCGTGCCGGGCGTTTTGAGCTGGCCAACGGTGGCACCTTGTTCCTCGACGAAATCGGCGACATGCCGCTGCCGATGCAGGTCAAGCTGCTGCGCGTGTTGCAGGAGCGCACCTTCGAGCGTGTGGGCAGCAACAAGACCCAGAGCGTCGACGTGCGCATCATTGCCGCCACACACAAGAACCTCGAAAGCATGATCGAGGTCGGCAGCTTCCGCGAAGACCTGTACTACCGCCTCAACGTATTCCCCATCGAGATGGCCCCGCTGCGCGAACGCGTGGAAGACATCCCGTTGCTGATGAACGAGTTGATCTCACGCATGGAGCACGAAAAGCGCGGTTCGATCCGCTTCAACTCCGCGGCGATCATGTCCCTGTGCCGCCACGGCTGGCCGGGTAACGTGCGTGAGCTGGCCAACCTGGTGGAGCGCATGGCGATCATGCACCCCTACGGTGTGATCGGCGTGGTCGAGTTGCCGAAGAAATTCCGCTACGTCGACGACGAAGACGAGCAACTGGTCGACAGCCTGCGCACCGACCTCGAAGAGCGCGTGGCCATCAACGGCCACACGCCGGACTTCGGCTCCACCGCCATGCTGCCGCCCGAAGGCCTGGATTTGAAGGACTACCTCGGCAGCCTCGAACAAGGCCTGATCCAGCAGGCGCTCGACGATGCCAACGGCATTGTCGCCCGCGCCGCCGAGCGCTTGCGTATCCGTCGAACCACCCTGGTGGAGAAGATGCGCAAGTACGGTATGAGCCGCCGGGAAGGTGATGAACAGGCGGATGATTGA
- a CDS encoding PAS domain-containing sensor histidine kinase encodes MPHAAQHSLVPDAQGLVPTAEQLSRHGLEQAFSLFSQMSSQLTDSYSLLEARVSELKGELAVVSAQRMQELAEKERLANRLQNLLSLLPGGVIVIDDQGRVREANPAAVDMLGLPLEGELWREVIARCFAPREDDGHEISLKDGRRLSIATRSLDAEPGQLVLLNDLTETRHLQDQLARHERLSSLGRMVASLAHQIRTPLSAALIYASHLTDEQLPAATHQRFAGRLKERLHELEHQVRDMLVFARGELPLTDRVTPAMLMQSLQAAAATHIQDAQVRWQCDSHQGELLCNRDTLVGALLNLIENATQASGPAARLKVHLYTREQTLRLCISDSGSGIEPLVLQRLGEPFFTTKTNGTGLGLTVVKAVARAHQGELQLHSRLGRGTCALMTLPLFSSTASAE; translated from the coding sequence ATGCCCCACGCCGCCCAACACTCTTTGGTCCCTGATGCTCAGGGGCTTGTCCCGACTGCCGAGCAGCTCAGCCGACATGGCCTGGAACAGGCGTTTTCGCTGTTCAGCCAGATGTCGAGCCAACTGACTGACTCTTACAGCTTGCTGGAGGCGCGGGTTTCCGAGCTTAAAGGCGAACTGGCGGTGGTCAGCGCCCAGCGTATGCAAGAGCTGGCCGAGAAAGAGCGCCTGGCCAACCGTCTGCAAAACCTGCTGTCGCTGCTGCCCGGTGGCGTGATCGTCATTGATGACCAGGGCCGCGTGCGTGAAGCCAACCCGGCTGCCGTCGACATGCTCGGCCTGCCGCTGGAAGGCGAGTTGTGGCGCGAAGTCATTGCCCGTTGCTTCGCCCCGCGTGAAGACGACGGCCACGAAATCTCCCTCAAGGACGGCCGCCGCCTGTCCATCGCCACCCGTTCCCTGGACGCCGAGCCCGGCCAGCTGGTGCTGCTTAACGACCTGACAGAAACCCGTCACCTGCAAGACCAGTTGGCGCGGCATGAACGCTTGTCGTCGTTGGGGCGGATGGTCGCTTCTTTGGCGCATCAGATCCGCACGCCGTTGTCGGCGGCGTTGATCTACGCCAGTCATTTGACTGATGAGCAATTGCCGGCCGCCACCCACCAACGTTTTGCTGGCCGTCTCAAAGAGCGCTTGCATGAGTTGGAGCACCAGGTGCGCGACATGCTGGTGTTTGCCCGCGGCGAATTGCCGCTGACCGACCGCGTTACGCCCGCTATGTTGATGCAGTCGCTGCAAGCGGCGGCGGCCACCCATATCCAGGACGCCCAGGTGCGCTGGCAGTGCGACAGCCACCAGGGTGAGTTGCTGTGCAACCGCGACACCCTGGTCGGCGCCTTGCTCAACCTGATCGAAAACGCCACCCAGGCCAGCGGCCCCGCAGCGCGGCTCAAGGTGCACCTGTACACCCGCGAGCAAACCCTGCGCCTGTGTATCAGCGACAGCGGCAGCGGCATCGAACCCTTGGTGCTGCAACGCCTGGGCGAACCGTTTTTTACCACCAAGACCAACGGCACCGGCCTCGGCCTGACCGTGGTCAAGGCAGTGGCACGCGCGCATCAGGGAGAATTGCAGCTGCACTCCCGGTTGGGGCGTGGCACCTGTGCATTGATGACCTTGCCGCTGTTTTCCAGCACGGCGAGCGCGGAGTAA